In the Anaerobaca lacustris genome, CGAGAACGGGACGCTACTGATCTTCGACGAAGTGATTTCGGGCTTTCGCGTGGCGTTCGGCGGCGCCCAGGAGCGCTACGGTGTTCGCGCCGATCTGACGTGCCTGGGCAAGATCATCGGCGGGGGGCTTCCGCTGGCGGCGTTTGGAGGCCGGGCCGCAATCATGGAGCACCTGGCCCCGACCGGGAAGGTCTACCAGGCCGGTACGCTCAGCGGCAATCCCATCGCCACGGCTGCGGCGATCGCGACGCTCGACCTGTTGGCCCGGCCCGGCTGTTACGAGCGGCTCGAATCCTTGGGTGCGGCGCTGGAATCGGGGCTCGCCCGTGCGGCGGCCCGGGCCGGCGTGCCCCTGACGATCAACCGCGTCGGATCGATCCTCAGCGGGTTTTTCTGCGACCGGCCGGTGCGGGATTTCGCCGACGTGCAGGCGACGGACATCGCTCGCTTCAAACGGTTCTTCGCCGAGATGCTTGAACGCGGCGTGTATCTGGCGCCCAGCGCCTACGAGGCCATGTTCGTCTCGCTGGCCCACACCGACGCCGATATCGGGCGGACCGTCGAAGCCGCCCAGGCCAGTCTCAAGGCCGTCGCCCGCGCTATTCGCCTTTGATCAGCTCGACGACTTCGCGTGCGTCTTTGGCTTCGGTCAGGGCCCGGCAGAACGCCTTCGACTGGACCAGCTTGACGATTTCGGCCAGGGCCTCGACGTGCGGGCCCGACTGGTTCGGCGGCGCCACCAGCATGAAGAACAGCCTGGAGGGTTGGCCGTCGATGGAGGCGAAGTCGATCCCCTCCGGTGAGATGCCGAGCGCCAATTTCAGCCTGGATACGGCCGCGCTCTTGCCGTGAGGCACGGCGATGCCGCTTTCCAGCCCGGTGCTCAGTTTCTCCTCCCGTTCCCGAATGGCCGCAAGCACGGCGTCGTAGTCTTCGATTTCACCGGCATCTTTGAGTATTTGAACGAGTTCTCGCAGGACGCCTGCCTTGTCGGTCGAGACCAAGGGGATCCGGACGATCTTCTCTTGCACCAAATCAATGAACGCCATGCCCTACTTCTCCTGAAATCCCATGTGACTGCACAACAACCCATCGCCGGATCAAACCAGCGATTCGTACATTTCCCAGACCTTGTCTTCGTCTTTGGCGATCAGGACCGAACAGGGGACCATGCGCATCGCGCGTTCGGTCTCGTCGTAGAACTCGTCGCGCCGGCTGCGGATTCGCGCCAGCTCGCCGATGACGAGAAGGTCCACTTCTTCTTCGTTGATGAGGTCGACGATCTCCTTGTGAACGCTGCCTCGGCTGCTTCTCGGAATGATGGAGACGCCCTTCTTGAGGGCCAGCTCGTTGACGTAGTTCAGATACCGCTGGGCGTCGGCCTCCATGTCGTGCTCGTATTCCATCTGCTCATCCTGGAGGAAGATCCGTGCTTTGAGCAGGTCCTCCATCGCCTTGGTGTTGATGACGTACAGGGCGATGAGGTCGGCCTTGTAGAAGGAGGCCAGACAGATCGCGTACTGTGCGGCCGTGATCGACGGTTCGGTCCCGTCCACGTACACGAGAATCTTCTTCGGGGTACTCACGGTTGGCCTCCATCGTCTTGTTGTGCCTTCTTGCGGTCAAGGTTCTCCTTGACCATTTTCATGAGCACGAACATGTCGCGTTCGTTCTCTTCGAGGCGGCCCTGGATGTAGTGCACGGCTTCCTTGAGATCGGGAATGGCGACCTTCTCGAGTGCGTTGACCTTTCGGATCGTCTTCTTGACCTCGTTGGCCAGCCGCAGGACGGAGACTCTCAGCTCCGAGAGTTTCCCGAGCAGCTTGAGCGCCTCCTTGAAGAACGACAGCGCGCTGTCGATCCAAAAGCTGTTGCCCATGGGGCTGTAGTACGGCGCGTTCTCCGTGAACTCCGTTTCGATCACGGGAAGACTGACGCCCATGACCCGGCGCGAGCCGACCGTAATGCGCGTCGAGATGTGCGCGGCGCCGGTGAGATACTGGACCTTGAGCCGGCCCATGTCGAGGATCGCCTCTTCGAGCGCCTCGTAGGCGCGGGCCAGGGCCTTGTCCACGCGGCTCTGGAAGTCCGCCGTCTGGTCCACCAGGGCCAGCAGCTCGATGATGAGGATGTTCCGCTTCTGGTCGAGCAGCTCGTGCCCCTGCTGGGCGAAGGTCAGATCGCTTCGCAGCCGCAGCAGGTTCGTTTTCGTCGGTGCGTGACTCAGTTGTGCCATGACAATCCAAAATTCGAAATTCGAATATTGAAATCCGAAACAAGCACGAATGGCCAAAACCTCAGAATCCGAAACGGAACTCCGCCGTTTGTCATTGCCAACATTTCGATTTCGAATTTGTTTCGGATTTCGGATTTCGTGTTTCGGATTTTCGCCTGGCGGCCTTGCCCATCAGGCGCCGTAGTACTTCTCGATTTCCTCTTCCGTGACGCGGTGCAGCTCCTCCACGGGCAGCGTCCGCAGCACCTCCCAGCCCAGGTCGAGGGTCTGCTCGATGGTCCGCTCCTCGTCCTTGCGTTGGGAGACGAACCGCTGCTCGAATTGCTGTCCGAATTCGAGGTAGTTGTGGTCGAGCGGGGTCAGCTCCTCCTCGCCGATGACCGAGGCGAGGTTGCGGACGTCCTTGACATAGCTGTAGGCGGCGAAGAGCTGGCTGGCCAGGTGCGGATGGTCCTCGCGCGTCATGCCTTCGCCGATGCCGTCCTTCATCAGGCGGCTCAGCGAGGGCAGTCCGGCTACCGGGGGATAGATCCCGCGCCCGTCCATGTCGCGCTCGAAGACGATCTGGCCTTCGGTGATGTACCCGGTCAGGTCGGGAACCGGATGGCTGATGTCGTCGTTCGGCATCGTCAAAATCGGCAGCAGGGTGATCGAGCCCGCATGGTCCTTGATCATGCCGGAGCGTTCGTACAATTCGGCCAGGTCCGAGTACAGGTAGCCGGGATAGCCTTTTCGTGATGGAATCTCGCCTCGGATCGTGGAGATCTCCCGCAGCGATTCGCAGTAGTTGGTCATGTCGGTCATGATGACCAGCACGTGCATGTCCTCGGTGAAGGCCAGGTGCTCGGCCAACGTCAGCGCCGTCCTCGGCGTGATCAATCGCTCGATGGACGGGTCGTCGGCCAGCGAGAGGAACAGCGCGACGTTGTCGAGCACGCCGCTTTCCTCGAACGAGCGGACGAAGAACTGGGCCACGTCGTGCTTGACGCCCATCGCCGCGAACACCACCGCGAACTCGGTCGTGGTGCCTCGGATCTTGGCCTGCCGCGCGATCTGGGCGGCCAGCTCGTTGTGGGGCAGGCCGTTGCCCGAGAAGATGGGCAGCTTCTGGCCGCGGATCAGCGTGTTCATCCCGTCGATGACGGAGATGCCCGTCTGCACGAAATCGCGTGGATACTGGCGGGCCGTCGGATTGATGGCCATGCCGTTGATGTCCCGCTCGACGTCGCTGCGTTGCGGCGGACCGCCGTCGATGGGCCGGCCCAGGCCGTTGAAGACCCGGCCGAGCATCTCGCGCGAGACGGACAGGGTCAGCGGCTCGCCCGAGAAGCGGACCCGCGTCCCCGGCAACGTCAGGCCGGAGGTGCCCTCGAACACCTGCGCCACGACGGCGGTCGTCGAGGATTCGAGCACGATGCCCAGCCGCACCCGTCCGTCCTTGTCCACACACTCGATCAACTCACGATAGCCCACCGGATGCGTCTTGCGGACGAAGATCAGCGGGCCGTCGATCTTGTCGACGCCGATGTACTCACGACCGGACAGAAGGCGGCTGTTCTTCACGTCAGGCATGCAGGGCCTCCACTTGATCCATCGCACGCTCCAGGCGCGCCTCGATCTTGTCCAGCCCGGACAGATCGTCGTTCGGTATGGAAAACTTCATCTTCACGATGTCCTGATAGACCTTCATTCGCTTGAGCTTCATCAGCGTCGCGCCGTTCTTGATCGCCTCGGAGCCGCGCTGCCAGTACGTGACGATGATGTGCATCATTTTGGCCTGCTTCTGCACGGTCGAGTAGGCGTCGATCTTGTCGAAGGCGTTCTGCTGGAGGAACGCGTTCTTGAACAGGGTGCAGACCTCCAGAATGAATCGCTGTGTGTCGGGCAGTGCGTCCGGGCCGACCAGCTTGACCACCTGCTGGAGGCGGATCTCCCGGTGCAGCAGCTCCATGATCTCGGTGCGGTCGGCGAACCACTGCGGGCCGACCTCCTGCTCCCACCAGGCGGTCATGCTGCTGAGGTATTCGCTGTAGCTGTCGAGCCAGGAGATGGCCGGGTAGTGCCGCGCGTTGGCCAGGTTCCGGTCGAGGGCCCAGAAGCAGCGGATGAACCGCTTGGTGTGCTGGGTCACCGGCTCGGAGAAGTCGCCGCCGGGCGGCGAGACCGCGCCGATGATGCTCACGGAGCCGTCTTGGCCGCACAGCGCCTCCATCGAGCCGGCGCGCTCGTAGAACTCGGCGATCTTGGTCGGCAGATAGGCGGGGAAGCCTTCTTCGGCCGGCATCTCCTCCATGCGGCCCGAAAGCTCCCGCAGCGCCTCGGCCCACCGCGAGGTCGAGTCGGCCATGATCGCCACGTGATAGCCCTGGTCGCGGAAGTACTCGGCCATCGTGATGCCCGTGTAGATGCTGGCCTCGCGCGCCGAGACGGGCATGTTCGAGGTGTTGGCGATCAGGATCGTCCTCTCCATCAGTGAACGTCCCGTTCGCGGGTCGATCAGCTTGGGGAACTCGGTCAGGACGTCGGTGATCTCGTTGCCGCGCTCGCCGCAGCCGATGTAGACGATCAGGTCGGCGTCGCACCACTTCGCGACCGCCTGCTGCGTCATGGTCTTGCCCGTGCCGAACCCGCCCGGGATCGAGACGGTTCCCCCCTTGGCGACCGGGAACAGGGCGTCGATCACCCGTTGTCCGGTGATCAGCGGCGCCTCCAACGGCAGGCGTTTCCGCGTCGGACGCTGCACGCGGATCGGCCAGCGATGCATGAGGAACAATTCCTTGGTTTTCGAATCGGCCGCCTTCAGGACGGCGATCGGCTCATCGACGGTGTAGTCGCCTTCCGGGACGATGGATTCCAGAACGCCCGCGTCGCCCGGGGGCACGAGGATCTTGTGCAGAAGGTTCTCCGTCTCCTGCACGGTGCCCAGGATCGCACCGCCCGACAGCGCATCGCCCGCCTTGGCCGTCGGGACGAAGCGCCACTTCGTCTGCCGATCGAGAGAGGCGACGGTGACGCCGCGCTGGATATAGATGCCCGAGGTCGCGCGAATCGCTTCGAGCGGTCTCTGGATGCCGTCGTAGACCGTGCCGATCATGCCCGGTCCCAGCTCGACCGACAGCGGCATGCCGGCGCCGTAGACCGGGTCGTGCGGCGCGATGCCCGTCGTGTCCTCGTAGACCTGAACGACGGCGCTGTCCTTTTCGAGCTTGATCAGCTCGCCGACGAGGTTCTCCTCGCCGACGCGGACCAGTTCGAACATCTCCGCGTCGGTGATGCCCATCACCTCGACGACCGGGCCGTTGACCCGCTTGATCCGTCCTACAATTCTGTCCTTCATGGTCACTCTTCTCGACGGCCGGCGAACAGCCGATCGTAAATCTGCTTCTGTATCTCGCGCTGCTTTCGCAGCATTCTCGTTCGGACCTGGTTGTTGAAGGCCATGCGTCCGTCCATCGTCGTCAGAATCACACCCTGGCCTTTCAAGGGCGGGTCCTCCGAAAGCGTCAGCGTCACCTGTTTGCCCGTCTGCGCCCGGACCCGCTCGGCGACGCGTTGGAGCATCGCCGCGTCGATCAGGGGACGCTCGCGGTGCGAGGCGTTGACCTGTGCGGCGTCCGCTTCGAGGCCGATGGCCGCCTCGACGATCCAGTTCGTCAGCGTGGTCCTGTAGTCCGGCTCATCGATCATCGAGCCGAACCTCTCTTCCACCCGGTCCATGATCCGATGGACCAGGGCGTCGCGCATTTCGAGCGACCGGCGTTTGATCTCCAGCTCGACGGCCGAGAGGGTCTTGCGCCGGATCGACTCGGCCTGCTCGTCGGCCTTGCTCTGCGCCTCGTTCAGGATCGACTCGATCTTCTGGCGGGCATAGTGTCTCTTTTCCTCGGCCGCACTCCGGGCGTCCGCCAGGAGTTTCTGCTCCTCGGCGCGGGCGTCGGCCTCGATGCCGGAGATCAGGGCTGTGATTCCTTGCTCAACAGGCTCCATAGAAACGGTTTCCTTGGCGAAACGGGTCTCTCGACCGGTCCTCGCAGTGGACGGATCGGCCTTCGGCGATCACAACTTCAATCCGATGGCGGTATTGACCATTTCCTTGACACTCGGGCGGTTCGGCATCGGGCCATGACGGTCGGGGATCTCCACGACCAGCGGGAAGCTCTCGCGGAACACGTACCGATCCACCGTCGGGCGGATCATGTCCGCGACGCGTTCGGTCACGATCACGATGCTCGTCTCCTTGTCGGCGACGATGTCCTGAAAGGCGCGCAGGGCCTCTTCGGCGTTGGTGGCGACCTTGCCCAACACGCCGACGATTGCAAAGCCCAGAACGGTCTCTTCGTCGCCTATGATCGAGTATCTCATGGGACCGTTACAGTTTTCCGAGAATCATCAGGGCGGTGATGAAGCCGAAGACGACGATGCCCTCGGCCAGGGCCACGAAGATGAGGGCCTGCCCGGCGATCTGGGGCTTCTCGGCGACGGCGCCCATCGCGGCGGCGCCGACGTGGCTGATGGCGAAGCCGGCGCCGATGGCGCCGAGGCCGAACGCGGCGGCCGCGGCCAGCAGACCGAACTTCATGACGCCGGCCATCTCCTGCGTCACCTCGGGCTGTACGGTCGGTTCGTCGTGCGCCGTCTGGGCAAAGGCGTTGGAACAGAACAGCGTCCCGACGATCGCCAGGATCGTCAACAGGGCCACAACGCTCTGCGTGATGGTTGCTTTCAGTCTGCGTGCCGGTTCATCCATTGCGTGCTATCCTTTCTTGTCCATTGCGAGAAGGTTGTTGGAACGGGCTCGTCCGAAAAGGAGCCATTGTGTCTTGTTCGGCGGATCACGGTTCGCTGCTCAGCGAGATCGGGCAGTACAGCCGTCCGGTCCCATGGAAGAACTTCGTGAAGAACTCGTAGTAGTTCAGCCTCAGAGCCTGGATCGCCGCCGAGAGACCTTCCAGGCCGATCACCATGACGTTTCCCACGATGAGAATCAGCAGCGCGCCGAGGCCCGAGGTCATCTCGGCCAGCGTGAAGAAGGACATCATCAGGCACACGTGCGCGATGCCCAGGCCGGCGACCCGCATGAACGACAGTGTGTTGGACAGGTATCCGCTGAAGATCTCCAGCAACTCCACGGTCCATTGCATGGCGAAGGTCATGGCCAGGAAGAACGGGTTCGACGCCTTCGCGGCCCGTCCCCTCTCATGGGCGAAGTAGTGGTATGGTTCCTTGACCGCCAGCAGCAGCGCCGGCAATCCGACCAGCAGGAACATCGCGTTGCCGGAAGGGAATCCCTTGTAGTCGTGGCCGACCATGTACCATGCGATGTACACGCCGCCGGCGTAGATCCACCCGCCCAGAAGTCCGCCCTTGCTGAAGACCAGTTCCATCCACCGGCCGGTTCGAACCAGATTGAACCAGTTGAACAGCAGACCCATCGCGATGACGGCAATGCCGAAGTAGATGGTGATCGACAGGATGTCGTAAACGTCTCGGACCGCCGACCGGCTCTGGGCGTGGCCGGCCACGATCCCGTGGAAGTCGAACCAGAGCGGCGGGAACAGCGCCATTCCGAAATACGAACCGAACATCGCGCCGAAGACGATGGCGGAGACGCCGCACCAGGAAATCAGCCAACAGAGGTTGTGGACCCCGCGCCTGGCCTGGTCATGCCGAGTCATACGTGCGACCAGGGCGCCGCCCAGGGCCAGGACCACTCCTTGTCCGACGTCGGCGAACATCAGACCGAACATGATCAGGTACAGGGGCATCACGAACGGCGTCGGATCGATCGTCCCGTACTGCGGAATCCCGAAATTGCTAACCAGCATCTGGAAGGGGGCCAGTACCTTGGGATTGTTGAACTGGACGGGTACCTCGGCCGCCGCTGTCTCTTTTCCGTCCGCCTCATGCCATTCCAGGTAGCAGCGGCCCTCACAGGCCTCGGTGATCTTGGCGCTGAGCCGTTCCTTCGTCGAACTGGCCAGCCATCCGGTGAACAGGACCGTGCGTGACGACGATTGGAAGCTGGCCTGAATCCTCGCGCACAACTCCTGGATGCGCAGCTTGACCCAGAGGTCCTTCAGGCGCGGCTCCTCTTTGCGGATCAGGGCCGTGACCCGGTCCTGGAGTTTCTTCTGCTCGTCCGCCAGCGCCCGGAGTTTCTCCGTCAATTCCTTGGCCAGGTCCTTGCGGACCGACAGAAGCTCTTTCGGCAGATCGACCTTGGTCCACCCGGCGGTCGAGAGCAGTCGTTCGATCTGCTCCTGATCTCGCTTCATCGACAGCAGCAGGTAGTGCGCCAGGCCGTCCTGCTGGCCCAGCGCCATGGGCAGAACGGGCAGGCCTCGGAGCGACTCTTCGAATCGCTTGACGCCGGAGGCCGGGAGTTTTCCCGTCTGCATCGACAGCATGGACTGCCGCCCCGGCACCTGGAGTCCGCCCAGATCGACCCCGTACAGGTCGATCTGACGCTGGAGGTCTTCGAGCTTCAGGATCTCCTGCTGGAGCGACCGCTGCCTCTCCCGGATACTGTCGCGCTCTCCGTCGATTCGGTCGAGACGCTCGGTCTCGTTGTCCAGTTGGATCGCGACGCGATTCTGCAGGTCCGTCTCCTTCGGCGCCGCCGGAACGGCGTCCACCGTACGGAGGATCCCCTCGATCCGCTTCCTCAGATCGGACAATGCGGCCAGGGCGGTCTCCGGATCGCTCTGCGCCGGCCGGTCCGGGCGTTCGAGATCGATCTCCGACGTGTGGATGAACTGCATGACCCCCTCGCGCAGAAGGGTCTCCGTCACACGTTCCTTGTCCCTTCGAAGCACCACGGCGAACAGTTGTGTCATCTGGGTTGTCAGAATCATAGCACGCTTTCAATGCCTTCCAGCGGTCGGCCAAGGTGTTTCGCGTTCAGGATCGTGCGCACCTTCTTCATCTCGTCCGCCTTGAGAAGAAAATAGGCCAGGATGATGCCGATGGTAAACGGATACCCCGCCAGAATGCGCTGGACCTCGTGCCGGCGGATCTCCTCCAGGATGTGGCTGATCAGCGTCAGACGCGACGTGCTGTCCGACGCCTGCGACGCCAGGAGGGCCGAAAGCCCCGGATACGTGCCCACGACGAACTTCTGGAGCACCGGCGTGACGTTCTGTGCCCGGTACAACTCCTCGACCGTGGACCGGTTCAGGTGAAAGCCGCCCGGAATCAGCGCCGCCTCGATCACGTCGAGAGGCAGGTCGTAGAACCGCTTGAAGCGGATGATCCAACT is a window encoding:
- a CDS encoding PTS sugar transporter subunit IIA, yielding MAFIDLVQEKIVRIPLVSTDKAGVLRELVQILKDAGEIEDYDAVLAAIREREEKLSTGLESGIAVPHGKSAAVSRLKLALGISPEGIDFASIDGQPSRLFFMLVAPPNQSGPHVEALAEIVKLVQSKAFCRALTEAKDAREVVELIKGE
- a CDS encoding universal stress protein; the protein is MSTPKKILVYVDGTEPSITAAQYAICLASFYKADLIALYVINTKAMEDLLKARIFLQDEQMEYEHDMEADAQRYLNYVNELALKKGVSIIPRSSRGSVHKEIVDLINEEEVDLLVIGELARIRSRRDEFYDETERAMRMVPCSVLIAKDEDKVWEMYESLV
- a CDS encoding V-type ATP synthase subunit D; protein product: MAQLSHAPTKTNLLRLRSDLTFAQQGHELLDQKRNILIIELLALVDQTADFQSRVDKALARAYEALEEAILDMGRLKVQYLTGAAHISTRITVGSRRVMGVSLPVIETEFTENAPYYSPMGNSFWIDSALSFFKEALKLLGKLSELRVSVLRLANEVKKTIRKVNALEKVAIPDLKEAVHYIQGRLEENERDMFVLMKMVKENLDRKKAQQDDGGQP
- a CDS encoding V-type ATP synthase subunit B, which translates into the protein MPDVKNSRLLSGREYIGVDKIDGPLIFVRKTHPVGYRELIECVDKDGRVRLGIVLESSTTAVVAQVFEGTSGLTLPGTRVRFSGEPLTLSVSREMLGRVFNGLGRPIDGGPPQRSDVERDINGMAINPTARQYPRDFVQTGISVIDGMNTLIRGQKLPIFSGNGLPHNELAAQIARQAKIRGTTTEFAVVFAAMGVKHDVAQFFVRSFEESGVLDNVALFLSLADDPSIERLITPRTALTLAEHLAFTEDMHVLVIMTDMTNYCESLREISTIRGEIPSRKGYPGYLYSDLAELYERSGMIKDHAGSITLLPILTMPNDDISHPVPDLTGYITEGQIVFERDMDGRGIYPPVAGLPSLSRLMKDGIGEGMTREDHPHLASQLFAAYSYVKDVRNLASVIGEEELTPLDHNYLEFGQQFEQRFVSQRKDEERTIEQTLDLGWEVLRTLPVEELHRVTEEEIEKYYGA
- a CDS encoding V-type ATP synthase subunit A; this translates as MKDRIVGRIKRVNGPVVEVMGITDAEMFELVRVGEENLVGELIKLEKDSAVVQVYEDTTGIAPHDPVYGAGMPLSVELGPGMIGTVYDGIQRPLEAIRATSGIYIQRGVTVASLDRQTKWRFVPTAKAGDALSGGAILGTVQETENLLHKILVPPGDAGVLESIVPEGDYTVDEPIAVLKAADSKTKELFLMHRWPIRVQRPTRKRLPLEAPLITGQRVIDALFPVAKGGTVSIPGGFGTGKTMTQQAVAKWCDADLIVYIGCGERGNEITDVLTEFPKLIDPRTGRSLMERTILIANTSNMPVSAREASIYTGITMAEYFRDQGYHVAIMADSTSRWAEALRELSGRMEEMPAEEGFPAYLPTKIAEFYERAGSMEALCGQDGSVSIIGAVSPPGGDFSEPVTQHTKRFIRCFWALDRNLANARHYPAISWLDSYSEYLSSMTAWWEQEVGPQWFADRTEIMELLHREIRLQQVVKLVGPDALPDTQRFILEVCTLFKNAFLQQNAFDKIDAYSTVQKQAKMMHIIVTYWQRGSEAIKNGATLMKLKRMKVYQDIVKMKFSIPNDDLSGLDKIEARLERAMDQVEALHA
- a CDS encoding V-type ATP synthase subunit E is translated as MEPVEQGITALISGIEADARAEEQKLLADARSAAEEKRHYARQKIESILNEAQSKADEQAESIRRKTLSAVELEIKRRSLEMRDALVHRIMDRVEERFGSMIDEPDYRTTLTNWIVEAAIGLEADAAQVNASHRERPLIDAAMLQRVAERVRAQTGKQVTLTLSEDPPLKGQGVILTTMDGRMAFNNQVRTRMLRKQREIQKQIYDRLFAGRREE
- a CDS encoding V-type ATP synthase subunit F, with protein sequence MRYSIIGDEETVLGFAIVGVLGKVATNAEEALRAFQDIVADKETSIVIVTERVADMIRPTVDRYVFRESFPLVVEIPDRHGPMPNRPSVKEMVNTAIGLKL
- a CDS encoding ATP synthase subunit C, with translation MDEPARRLKATITQSVVALLTILAIVGTLFCSNAFAQTAHDEPTVQPEVTQEMAGVMKFGLLAAAAAFGLGAIGAGFAISHVGAAAMGAVAEKPQIAGQALIFVALAEGIVVFGFITALMILGKL
- a CDS encoding V-type ATP synthase subunit I, encoding MILTTQMTQLFAVVLRRDKERVTETLLREGVMQFIHTSEIDLERPDRPAQSDPETALAALSDLRKRIEGILRTVDAVPAAPKETDLQNRVAIQLDNETERLDRIDGERDSIRERQRSLQQEILKLEDLQRQIDLYGVDLGGLQVPGRQSMLSMQTGKLPASGVKRFEESLRGLPVLPMALGQQDGLAHYLLLSMKRDQEQIERLLSTAGWTKVDLPKELLSVRKDLAKELTEKLRALADEQKKLQDRVTALIRKEEPRLKDLWVKLRIQELCARIQASFQSSSRTVLFTGWLASSTKERLSAKITEACEGRCYLEWHEADGKETAAAEVPVQFNNPKVLAPFQMLVSNFGIPQYGTIDPTPFVMPLYLIMFGLMFADVGQGVVLALGGALVARMTRHDQARRGVHNLCWLISWCGVSAIVFGAMFGSYFGMALFPPLWFDFHGIVAGHAQSRSAVRDVYDILSITIYFGIAVIAMGLLFNWFNLVRTGRWMELVFSKGGLLGGWIYAGGVYIAWYMVGHDYKGFPSGNAMFLLVGLPALLLAVKEPYHYFAHERGRAAKASNPFFLAMTFAMQWTVELLEIFSGYLSNTLSFMRVAGLGIAHVCLMMSFFTLAEMTSGLGALLILIVGNVMVIGLEGLSAAIQALRLNYYEFFTKFFHGTGRLYCPISLSSEP